A portion of the Deinococcus sp. AB2017081 genome contains these proteins:
- a CDS encoding acyltransferase family protein: MTPADPLRANNFDFLRFVGAVLVVVSHATFVPTGSLWADPLYARSGGQMTIGWIGVGMFFVMSGYLVTLSWQRRPSVRAFAAARALRLYPALIAVVISVFVVGAVISTDDAYFARQGAWNYLLNVAVPFVENQLPGVFRDQPARTVTDNFWTLRYEIGAYALLAGLGALGLWRRSVVLALFVFTTALFALGGEAAESGWLDLPRYFLAGALLCLHRDRVPWRGLLALASLLGLAALALTGGLKLGFSVFGAYLTLYLAQAPWLRLHHFARFGDASYGLYLVGFFVQQLVQRAVPGLTAFGNFTLSVPLALALAALLWFAVERPALRLKARFVAGDRQSV; this comes from the coding sequence ATGACACCGGCCGATCCGCTTCGGGCCAACAACTTCGACTTCTTGCGCTTTGTGGGCGCCGTCCTCGTGGTGGTCAGCCACGCGACCTTCGTGCCGACGGGGAGCCTCTGGGCCGATCCGCTGTACGCGCGCTCTGGCGGACAGATGACGATCGGCTGGATCGGGGTGGGCATGTTCTTCGTGATGAGCGGCTACCTCGTCACGTTGTCGTGGCAGCGTCGTCCGTCCGTGCGCGCCTTCGCGGCCGCGCGCGCCCTGAGGCTGTACCCGGCCCTGATCGCTGTGGTCATCAGTGTCTTCGTCGTCGGGGCGGTGATCAGCACGGATGATGCCTACTTCGCGCGGCAGGGTGCGTGGAACTATCTGCTGAATGTCGCTGTGCCCTTCGTCGAGAACCAGTTGCCGGGGGTCTTCCGCGATCAGCCCGCGCGCACCGTGACCGACAACTTCTGGACGCTCCGGTACGAAATCGGCGCCTATGCCCTGCTCGCTGGACTCGGTGCCCTGGGACTGTGGCGGCGCAGCGTCGTTCTGGCGCTGTTCGTCTTCACCACGGCGCTGTTCGCGCTGGGCGGTGAAGCCGCCGAGAGCGGGTGGCTGGACTTGCCGCGCTACTTTCTCGCAGGCGCGCTGCTGTGCCTGCACCGTGACCGCGTGCCGTGGCGCGGCCTCCTCGCGCTCGCCTCGCTGCTGGGGCTGGCCGCCCTGGCCCTGACGGGTGGCCTGAAGCTCGGGTTTTCGGTCTTCGGTGCCTACCTCACGCTGTACCTGGCCCAAGCGCCGTGGCTAAGGCTGCACCACTTCGCGCGCTTCGGCGACGCGAGCTACGGCCTGTACCTCGTGGGATTTTTCGTGCAGCAACTCGTGCAGCGCGCCGTGCCCGGTCTCACGGCCTTTGGCAACTTCACGTTGAGCGTGCCGCTGGCCCTCGCCCTCGCAGCGCTCCTGTGGTTCGCCGTGGAGCGGCCCGCGCTCCGGCTGAAGGCGCGTTTCGTGGCGGGTGACCGGCAATCAGTCTGA
- a CDS encoding ferric reductase-like transmembrane domain-containing protein, whose amino-acid sequence MTNDALPLAPTPSRGRALAVRHAVVAGAAVVLTVGFVLSRPEWSMEHRVWRALGDAGLLLLFASLAIGPALTVWPRLARLRAWRREVGIWFGLLALLHTTVILQGWLRWDMVRLLGYEYVPQLGRLARLEPGLGLANLLGLAATALTLVLLATSSDRAIRRLGSSAWKFVQLASYPVFYLSALHTAYFVFMHFSASFHRPVPTDANWFRLPFLALAALLIALQVTAFVKTTRRSARTAHAATPR is encoded by the coding sequence ATGACGAACGACGCTCTTCCCCTTGCCCCGACCCCTTCGCGAGGGCGTGCCCTCGCCGTCAGACACGCTGTCGTCGCCGGGGCTGCAGTGGTGCTGACGGTCGGCTTCGTGCTCAGTCGCCCGGAATGGTCGATGGAACACCGCGTGTGGCGGGCGCTCGGCGACGCCGGCCTGTTGCTGCTGTTCGCGTCACTCGCGATCGGCCCGGCCCTTACGGTGTGGCCGCGTCTCGCGCGCCTGCGGGCCTGGCGCCGTGAGGTGGGCATCTGGTTCGGCCTGCTGGCCCTGCTACACACCACCGTGATCCTGCAGGGCTGGCTGCGCTGGGACATGGTGCGGCTGCTCGGCTACGAGTATGTGCCGCAACTCGGGCGCCTCGCCCGGCTCGAGCCGGGCCTCGGGCTGGCCAACCTGCTCGGGCTCGCCGCGACCGCGCTGACCCTGGTGCTCCTGGCGACCTCGTCCGACCGCGCGATCCGCCGCCTGGGCTCCTCGGCGTGGAAGTTCGTCCAGCTCGCCAGTTACCCGGTGTTCTACCTCAGTGCCCTGCATACCGCCTATTTCGTGTTCATGCACTTCTCGGCGTCCTTTCACCGCCCGGTGCCGACCGACGCCAACTGGTTTCGGCTGCCCTTCCTGGCCCTCGCCGCGCTCCTGATCGCGCTTCAGGTGACTGCGTTCGTGAAAACGACGCGCCGCAGCGCGCGGACAGCCCATGCCGCGACGCCCAGATGA
- a CDS encoding alpha/beta hydrolase family protein, with the protein MLIARPFLPLLTASLTGVAAAQASDSPLSIERMRARAYPGSALTTRQTLAPGANYQRRVVSYVSDGLRIEALLTVPNGKVPAGGWPAIVFNHGYIPPQQYRTTERYVAYVDAFARAGFVVLKPDYRGHGRSQGQPAGTAYWSPEYTTDVLNAYSSLKTLDSVNRVRIGMWGHSMGGHITLRAMVVNLEIKAGVIWAGVVAPYLQLFRDLPRWGAGAPDDPRARLLATYGPPEASPRAYAALSPNTFLRDLKGRPLELHHGTGDTHVPYSFSAALASGLKAAKQPYRLFTYANDDHDLSRNLNVALQRSVAFFKKTL; encoded by the coding sequence ATGTTGATAGCCCGACCCTTCCTGCCCCTGCTCACGGCTAGCCTCACCGGCGTGGCCGCCGCCCAGGCCAGTGACTCACCGCTGTCCATCGAGCGCATGCGCGCCCGCGCGTATCCGGGCAGCGCCCTGACCACCCGGCAGACCCTCGCGCCGGGCGCGAACTACCAGCGGCGGGTGGTGTCCTACGTCTCAGACGGCCTGCGCATCGAAGCGCTGCTCACCGTCCCGAACGGCAAGGTGCCCGCCGGGGGTTGGCCGGCCATCGTCTTCAACCACGGCTACATCCCTCCGCAGCAGTACCGCACCACCGAACGCTACGTGGCCTATGTCGACGCCTTCGCGCGGGCCGGCTTCGTGGTGCTCAAGCCCGACTACCGGGGGCACGGCCGCTCGCAGGGCCAGCCGGCCGGCACGGCCTACTGGTCGCCCGAGTACACCACCGACGTCCTGAACGCCTACTCGTCCCTCAAGACCCTGGACAGCGTGAACCGCGTGCGGATCGGCATGTGGGGCCACTCCATGGGCGGGCACATCACGCTGCGGGCCATGGTGGTCAACCTTGAGATCAAGGCGGGCGTCATCTGGGCCGGGGTGGTGGCGCCGTACCTGCAGCTCTTTCGCGATCTGCCGCGCTGGGGCGCGGGCGCGCCGGATGATCCGCGCGCCCGGCTGTTGGCGACCTATGGCCCGCCGGAGGCTAGCCCCAGGGCCTACGCGGCGCTCTCGCCCAACACCTTCCTCAGGGATCTGAAGGGGCGCCCGCTGGAGCTGCACCACGGCACGGGCGATACCCATGTGCCGTATAGCTTCTCGGCCGCGCTCGCCTCGGGCCTGAAGGCCGCGAAGCAGCCTTATCGCCTCTTCACTTACGCGAACGACGACCACGACCTCAGCCGCAACCTGAATGTGGCGTTGCAGCGCTCGGTCGCCTTCTTCAAGAAGACGCTGTAA
- a CDS encoding metal-sensitive transcriptional regulator, with product MTAEPTPAYAPGHLCMPEDARKRAARRLKIARGHLDSIVTMLDDPDAYCVDVLRQLKAVQGALSGAGEVVLRGHLEAHVATASTRGDSVEIVEELMEALKYT from the coding sequence ATGACGGCCGAGCCGACTCCCGCCTACGCTCCGGGGCACCTGTGCATGCCCGAGGATGCCCGCAAGCGCGCCGCCCGCCGACTGAAGATCGCCCGTGGGCACCTCGACAGCATCGTGACCATGCTGGACGACCCGGACGCCTACTGCGTGGACGTGCTGCGGCAGCTCAAGGCCGTTCAGGGCGCGCTGTCCGGGGCAGGCGAGGTCGTGCTGCGCGGCCACCTGGAGGCCCACGTCGCCACCGCGTCCACCCGGGGGGACAGCGTGGAGATTGTCGAGGAGCTGATGGAGGCCCTCAAGTACACCTGA
- a CDS encoding LysM peptidoglycan-binding domain-containing M23 family metallopeptidase, producing MRPTVFLTLALLWISPATAVTITVQRGDTLTRLAVRHGTTVSALIQANPQLERGTLLAGMSLTLPQAGSAQTWTVEPGDTLYNIARRQSTTIGALIAANPGLDARRALKVGQRLILPVRSAPASARSTPAVRTASIRVGALPVQGRLTTPFRTGHEGIDLAAPTGTPIRAARAGVVSESRFDARTGWGWTVVVDHGDGFKTRYSHNSANLVLKGARVDAGRVIARVGSTGNSTGPHLDFRLTFQGTAINPLSLD from the coding sequence ATGCGACCCACTGTGTTTCTGACGCTGGCCCTGCTCTGGATCAGCCCGGCCACTGCCGTCACCATCACCGTCCAGCGGGGTGATACCCTCACCCGCCTGGCCGTCCGTCACGGCACCACCGTCAGCGCACTGATTCAGGCCAATCCCCAGCTGGAGCGGGGCACCCTCCTGGCGGGCATGTCATTGACACTGCCGCAGGCCGGTTCCGCCCAGACCTGGACAGTGGAACCCGGTGACACCCTGTACAACATTGCGCGGCGCCAGTCGACGACCATCGGCGCCCTGATCGCGGCCAATCCCGGCCTGGACGCCCGGCGCGCCCTGAAGGTCGGGCAGCGGCTGATCCTTCCAGTGAGGTCAGCACCAGCCAGTGCCCGGAGCACCCCGGCGGTTCGCACGGCGTCCATCCGGGTGGGCGCGCTGCCCGTGCAGGGCCGCCTGACCACCCCCTTCCGGACAGGTCACGAGGGCATCGATCTCGCCGCGCCCACCGGCACGCCCATCCGCGCGGCGCGGGCCGGGGTGGTCAGCGAGTCCCGCTTCGACGCCCGCACGGGCTGGGGCTGGACAGTGGTCGTGGATCACGGGGACGGGTTCAAGACCCGCTACAGCCACAACAGCGCCAATCTGGTGCTGAAGGGCGCCCGTGTGGACGCCGGTCGGGTGATCGCCCGGGTGGGCAGCACCGGCAACAGCACCGGGCCCCATCTGGACTTCCGGCTGACCTTTCAGGGCACCGCTATCAATCCACTGAGTCTGGACTGA
- a CDS encoding four-helix bundle copper-binding protein → MPQTTVQMLQTHPRPTTLFDQGTLAECIDACFECAQVCTACADACLGEGEHLPHLVHCITLNADCADICAATGRVLSRLTLPDQSVLRAQLQACLAACSACAVECEGHARDMNMQHCAACAESCRRCEQACQALLGSLKA, encoded by the coding sequence ATGCCGCAGACCACCGTCCAAATGCTGCAGACCCACCCCCGCCCCACCACTCTGTTCGATCAGGGCACGCTGGCCGAATGCATCGACGCCTGCTTCGAGTGCGCCCAGGTCTGCACTGCCTGCGCCGACGCCTGTCTGGGTGAGGGCGAACACCTGCCGCACCTCGTCCACTGCATCACGCTCAATGCGGACTGCGCCGATATCTGCGCCGCCACCGGCCGGGTGCTTTCACGCCTGACCCTGCCCGACCAGAGCGTGCTGCGTGCCCAGTTGCAGGCCTGCTTGGCCGCCTGCTCGGCCTGCGCCGTGGAGTGTGAGGGGCACGCCCGTGACATGAACATGCAGCACTGCGCGGCGTGCGCTGAGAGCTGCCGCCGATGCGAGCAGGCCTGTCAGGCACTACTAGGGAGCCTGAAGGCATGA
- a CDS encoding DUF305 domain-containing protein yields MKRTALLLVGSAALVSGIALAQGAMGGMDHSKMGMTPAAMPMGQGTMPMSGMSMDMSGLQKLNGKAFDRAFLSMMIPHHQTAIDMARAVLPVSKDATVKKWANLIIQDQAKEINTMTKLLPAFGGNDAAMATMMKSSMAGMANAVKTSKTPDQAFVQGMLPHHSSALDMAQLALEKSSDARVLKLARDIVTAQAGEMYDFRLWLTKRGA; encoded by the coding sequence ATGAAACGAACTGCACTTCTTCTGGTTGGATCGGCCGCCCTCGTGAGCGGCATTGCACTCGCACAGGGCGCCATGGGTGGGATGGATCACTCCAAGATGGGCATGACGCCAGCCGCCATGCCGATGGGACAGGGCACGATGCCGATGAGCGGCATGTCCATGGATATGAGCGGCCTGCAGAAGCTCAACGGCAAGGCCTTCGACCGCGCCTTCCTGAGCATGATGATCCCGCACCACCAGACGGCCATCGACATGGCCCGCGCCGTGCTGCCGGTGAGCAAGGACGCCACAGTCAAGAAGTGGGCAAATCTGATCATCCAGGATCAGGCGAAGGAGATCAATACGATGACCAAGCTGCTGCCGGCGTTCGGCGGCAATGACGCGGCCATGGCCACCATGATGAAGAGCAGCATGGCGGGCATGGCGAACGCGGTGAAGACCTCAAAGACGCCGGATCAGGCTTTCGTCCAGGGCATGCTGCCCCACCACTCGTCGGCCTTGGACATGGCGCAGCTGGCGCTGGAGAAGAGCAGCGACGCCCGCGTGCTTAAGCTGGCCCGTGACATCGTGACGGCGCAGGCCGGGGAGATGTACGACTTCCGCCTGTGGCTGACCAAGCGCGGCGCCTAA
- a CDS encoding C39 family peptidase, translating into MVEVAPFDELIPSWNVTGDPESPLSVEVRVRRADGRWTPYAGFGTWRASGVRGSAPVVRRADGTVNTDTLVLPFRASAFQARVTLGPGLQLRLLSFNTSDTALRGRDQGRAGSPPTWNTALAVPALSQMIYPGGGEVWCSPTSVAMLLGFWKRPVRVPDAARATYDPTYDGFGNWPFNTAYAASQGMQAFVTRLSSLRGAEAYVQRGLPLALSLRFKAGELPGAPLSWSNGHLLVLTGFDAQGNPQVNDPAAPGDAGVKRTYPRAVFERLWLGHAGGIAYVMAPQP; encoded by the coding sequence GTGGTGGAGGTCGCCCCCTTCGACGAGTTGATCCCCAGCTGGAACGTGACGGGCGACCCTGAAAGCCCGCTGAGCGTTGAGGTGCGGGTGCGTAGGGCCGATGGACGCTGGACACCATACGCGGGATTCGGCACCTGGCGAGCGTCCGGGGTGCGGGGCAGCGCTCCCGTAGTTCGCCGCGCGGACGGCACGGTCAACACCGATACCCTGGTGCTGCCCTTCCGCGCCTCGGCCTTCCAGGCGCGGGTGACGCTGGGCCCGGGTCTCCAGCTCCGCCTGCTGTCCTTCAACACCTCGGACACGGCGCTGCGGGGGCGGGATCAGGGGCGCGCCGGTTCACCGCCGACCTGGAATACGGCCCTCGCGGTGCCCGCCCTGTCGCAGATGATCTACCCGGGCGGCGGTGAGGTGTGGTGCAGCCCGACCAGCGTGGCCATGCTCCTGGGCTTCTGGAAGAGACCCGTGCGCGTGCCCGACGCCGCCCGGGCGACCTACGACCCGACCTACGACGGGTTCGGCAACTGGCCCTTCAACACCGCCTACGCCGCCAGCCAGGGAATGCAGGCGTTCGTCACGCGCCTGAGCAGCCTGCGGGGCGCCGAGGCCTATGTGCAGCGGGGCCTGCCTCTGGCCCTCAGCCTGCGCTTCAAAGCAGGCGAGCTGCCCGGCGCGCCGCTGAGCTGGTCGAATGGCCACCTGCTGGTGCTGACCGGCTTCGACGCCCAGGGCAATCCCCAGGTCAACGACCCGGCCGCGCCCGGCGACGCGGGGGTGAAGCGCACCTACCCCCGGGCCGTATTCGAGCGGCTGTGGCTGGGGCACGCCGGCGGCATAGCCTATGTCATGGCTCCCCAACCCTGA
- a CDS encoding CopZ family metallochaperone produces the protein MTTELTVSGMTCGHCEKAVEGALKAVPGVQSVRVDLQDGTATVQGEADPQALMAAVTEEGYGAQLRG, from the coding sequence ATGACGACTGAACTGACGGTTTCCGGAATGACGTGTGGCCACTGTGAGAAGGCGGTCGAGGGTGCCCTGAAGGCTGTGCCCGGCGTCCAGAGCGTGCGGGTAGATCTTCAGGACGGCACGGCCACCGTGCAGGGCGAGGCCGATCCCCAGGCGCTGATGGCAGCCGTGACCGAAGAGGGCTACGGCGCCCAGCTTCGCGGCTGA
- a CDS encoding type II restriction endonuclease — MQTLETLIRHWRDDPGGTYHTWFLWAERLKNFRSIRRGLQTVVQEIGAGTFGSQYRGSSLETVVHSIAEQRQMFKGADHAFLWKPKLRIPDIYESPDNQLAFGRFLDTCACCSGGDELIQAIRDLDRRKIKGLGPAAANLLYFLHPTHMPPFNTAIVNGYNALTGARVKLGRWEEYLALREGMLRLTAAHRGQLSNDLGAVAGLLFDLGRGRYAPPPREEDSAAVGVWQADLARVREESASASRALRAAQEGDHSHTQVQGWLRDLGRALGYEVWIAANDRSRAYEGGRLSDGCLETLPPGIAGTPGADAVRLIDVVWFAGGTLAPAAAFEVEHTTSIYSGIVRLLDLALGAPERAVQGLYLVAPDEREADVRGQVRRPAFQAVTHLNMRYLPYSELERHREAMGRFGQGLRAVEAIARRL, encoded by the coding sequence ATGCAGACCCTTGAGACCTTGATCCGGCACTGGCGGGACGACCCCGGGGGCACTTACCACACCTGGTTCCTGTGGGCGGAGCGGCTCAAGAACTTCCGCTCGATCCGCCGGGGCCTTCAGACGGTGGTACAGGAGATCGGGGCCGGCACCTTCGGATCTCAGTACCGGGGCTCGTCGCTGGAGACCGTCGTGCACTCCATCGCCGAGCAGCGCCAGATGTTCAAAGGGGCCGATCATGCCTTCTTGTGGAAGCCCAAGCTGCGCATTCCCGACATCTACGAAAGTCCTGACAACCAGCTGGCCTTCGGACGCTTTCTCGACACCTGCGCCTGCTGCTCCGGCGGCGACGAGCTGATCCAGGCCATCCGCGACCTCGACCGCCGGAAGATCAAGGGCCTGGGCCCAGCTGCCGCCAACCTGCTGTACTTTCTGCACCCCACCCATATGCCACCCTTCAATACGGCCATCGTCAACGGGTACAACGCGCTCACCGGAGCCAGGGTGAAACTGGGCCGGTGGGAGGAGTACCTGGCCCTGCGGGAGGGCATGCTGCGGCTCACTGCCGCGCACCGGGGTCAGCTGTCCAATGACCTGGGGGCGGTGGCAGGGCTGCTCTTCGATCTGGGCCGTGGGCGGTACGCGCCCCCGCCGCGCGAGGAGGACAGCGCCGCCGTCGGGGTCTGGCAGGCAGACCTGGCACGCGTGCGCGAGGAGTCCGCCAGCGCGAGCCGGGCGCTCAGGGCGGCGCAGGAGGGGGATCACAGCCACACCCAGGTGCAGGGCTGGCTGCGCGATCTCGGCCGGGCCCTGGGGTACGAGGTGTGGATCGCGGCCAACGACCGCTCCAGGGCTTACGAGGGGGGCCGGCTGAGCGACGGCTGCCTGGAGACCCTGCCGCCCGGCATCGCGGGCACCCCCGGGGCGGACGCGGTACGCCTGATCGACGTGGTGTGGTTTGCAGGGGGCACCCTGGCCCCGGCCGCCGCCTTTGAGGTCGAACACACCACCTCGATCTACTCGGGCATCGTGCGGCTGCTCGACCTGGCGCTGGGTGCCCCCGAGCGGGCCGTCCAGGGCCTGTACCTGGTCGCCCCGGACGAACGGGAGGCCGACGTGCGGGGTCAGGTGCGCCGCCCAGCATTCCAGGCGGTGACCCACCTCAACATGCGCTACCTCCCCTACAGCGAGCTTGAGCGGCACCGGGAGGCCATGGGCCGCTTCGGCCAGGGTCTGCGCGCCGTGGAGGCCATTGCCCGGCGGCTGTGA
- a CDS encoding WD40/YVTN/BNR-like repeat-containing protein produces MSISTDGGRTWSAPDGTGDVMSLTASPVSPLVMMAGHGVLKSSRDGGASWQDVGFGNLASPDLHGFTVVPDAPDVWFASVAGLGLYSRRGARAWQVVAPDTADASALAAGPGVVPRLYALMGSRLITSAGGTTWQPAGAAPPATGLEVHPVSGDVYLAGPSGLWRSTDIGATWERLGFSGAAGGVRSRG; encoded by the coding sequence GTGTCCATCAGCACGGATGGCGGCCGCACCTGGAGTGCGCCCGACGGCACCGGCGACGTGATGTCGCTCACGGCGTCCCCGGTGTCACCGCTGGTGATGATGGCCGGACACGGCGTGCTGAAATCCAGCCGCGACGGCGGCGCGAGCTGGCAGGACGTAGGCTTCGGCAATCTGGCCAGTCCCGACCTGCACGGCTTCACGGTGGTGCCGGACGCGCCGGACGTCTGGTTTGCCAGCGTCGCGGGCCTCGGTCTGTACAGCCGCAGGGGCGCCCGCGCCTGGCAGGTCGTGGCGCCGGACACGGCGGACGCGAGCGCGCTGGCCGCCGGCCCAGGCGTTGTGCCCCGCCTGTACGCCCTGATGGGGAGCCGATTGATCACCTCGGCCGGGGGCACGACCTGGCAACCGGCCGGGGCAGCTCCCCCGGCCACGGGCCTTGAGGTGCATCCGGTCAGCGGCGATGTCTACCTGGCCGGCCCGAGCGGGCTGTGGCGCTCCACCGACATCGGGGCGACCTGGGAGCGGCTGGGATTCTCTGGCGCGGCTGGTGGCGTCCGATCCCGGGGATGA
- a CDS encoding heavy metal translocating P-type ATPase, with protein sequence METIIELGVQGMTCASCVGRVERGLTKVPGVEGAVVNLATERATVTYDPAQTTPQALLDKVRDVGYEPLVGELELGVQGMTCANCVGRVERALKKVDGVLDASVNLATERASVRYLPGSVSPGQLRTAVVNAGYTVLETGGGQDRSDQERAAREQEVRSLKSAVLLSAVFAAPLLLLAMVPMLWMPAHMWLTGYVSPSAMNWLMLLLAAPVQFGPGRRFYRLGWASLKHRSPDMNSLVMIGTSAAFSYSLLVTLAPGVFPAGTAHVYYEASAVVITLILLGKYFEAIAKGRSSEAMKKLLSLQAKTARVLRGGQELEVPADEVLIGDLISVRPGEKVPVDGEVTGGHSFVDESMITGEPIPVAKQAGAAVVGGTINQTGAFQFRATRIGADMALSQIIKLVETAQGSKPPIQGLADRVVAVFVPVVLGIAALTFLIWLVFGGPQALSFALVNTVAVLIIACPCAMGLATPTSVMVGTGKAAELGVLFRSGTALEGLQGAGVVALDKTGTLTKGRPELTDLVTTGFFGRDEVLALVAAAEAQSEHPIARAIVDAAQREGMAPLPTERFGAVPGYGLEAQVQGRLVQVGADRYMTRLGLNVDDCAAQAARLGDEGKSPLYAAIDGQLAAIIAVADPIKEGSLEAVRALHHHGLKVAMITGDNARTAQAIARQLGIDEVLAEVLPSGKSDAVKALQAQGHAVAFVGDGINDAPALAQADVGIAIGTGTDVAVETADVILMAGDLRGVPNAVALSRATLRNIKLNLFWAFAYNIVLIPVAAGVLYPALGWLLSPVLAAAAMGLSSVFVLSNALRLRSFRAPVRLESVQAQPTVAHA encoded by the coding sequence ATGGAGACAATCATCGAACTGGGCGTGCAGGGAATGACCTGCGCCAGTTGTGTAGGCCGGGTCGAACGCGGCCTGACCAAGGTGCCGGGCGTCGAGGGGGCGGTCGTGAACCTGGCGACCGAGCGCGCCACCGTGACCTATGACCCGGCCCAGACGACGCCACAGGCGCTGCTGGACAAGGTCAGGGACGTGGGCTACGAGCCGCTGGTGGGCGAGCTCGAGCTGGGCGTGCAGGGCATGACCTGCGCGAACTGTGTGGGCCGGGTCGAGCGCGCGCTGAAGAAGGTGGACGGCGTGCTGGACGCCTCGGTGAACCTCGCCACCGAGCGGGCCAGCGTGCGCTACCTGCCCGGCAGCGTCAGCCCGGGGCAGCTGCGGACGGCCGTCGTGAACGCCGGGTACACGGTACTGGAGACCGGGGGGGGCCAGGATCGCAGCGACCAGGAACGGGCGGCCCGTGAGCAGGAGGTGCGCTCGCTGAAATCGGCCGTCCTCCTGAGCGCCGTCTTCGCCGCGCCCCTGCTGCTGCTGGCGATGGTGCCCATGCTGTGGATGCCGGCCCACATGTGGCTGACAGGGTACGTCAGCCCGTCAGCCATGAACTGGCTCATGCTGCTGCTGGCCGCGCCCGTGCAGTTCGGCCCCGGCCGGCGCTTCTACCGACTGGGCTGGGCCAGCCTGAAGCACCGCAGCCCCGACATGAACTCGCTGGTCATGATCGGCACCAGCGCGGCGTTTTCATACAGCCTGCTGGTCACGCTGGCTCCCGGGGTCTTCCCGGCGGGCACGGCGCATGTGTACTACGAGGCCAGCGCGGTCGTCATCACGCTGATCCTGCTGGGCAAGTATTTCGAGGCCATTGCCAAGGGCCGCTCCAGCGAGGCCATGAAGAAGCTGCTGAGTCTTCAGGCGAAGACGGCGCGGGTGCTGCGAGGTGGCCAGGAACTTGAAGTGCCCGCCGACGAGGTGCTGATCGGCGACCTGATCTCGGTGCGCCCCGGCGAGAAGGTGCCGGTGGACGGCGAGGTCACTGGTGGGCACTCCTTCGTGGATGAAAGCATGATCACCGGCGAGCCGATTCCCGTCGCTAAGCAGGCCGGCGCGGCCGTCGTCGGCGGCACCATCAACCAGACCGGCGCGTTTCAGTTCAGGGCGACCCGGATCGGGGCCGACATGGCCCTCTCTCAGATCATCAAGCTCGTCGAGACCGCCCAGGGCTCCAAGCCGCCCATTCAGGGACTCGCAGACCGGGTGGTCGCCGTGTTCGTGCCGGTGGTGCTGGGCATCGCCGCGCTGACCTTCCTGATCTGGCTGGTGTTCGGCGGGCCGCAGGCGCTGAGCTTCGCCCTCGTGAACACGGTCGCGGTGCTGATCATCGCCTGCCCCTGCGCGATGGGCCTCGCCACGCCGACCTCGGTCATGGTGGGCACCGGCAAGGCGGCTGAACTCGGCGTGCTGTTCCGCTCGGGCACGGCGCTCGAGGGCCTGCAGGGCGCGGGCGTCGTGGCCCTGGACAAGACCGGCACCCTGACCAAGGGTAGGCCCGAACTGACCGACCTGGTAACCACCGGGTTCTTCGGGCGAGACGAGGTGCTGGCCCTGGTGGCCGCCGCCGAGGCCCAGAGCGAGCACCCGATCGCCCGCGCCATCGTGGACGCCGCGCAACGTGAGGGCATGGCCCCCCTGCCGACCGAGCGCTTTGGGGCGGTGCCCGGCTACGGGCTGGAGGCCCAGGTTCAGGGCCGCCTGGTGCAGGTCGGTGCCGACCGCTACATGACCCGGCTCGGGTTGAACGTGGATGACTGTGCCGCCCAGGCCGCGCGCCTCGGGGACGAGGGCAAGAGCCCGCTGTACGCGGCCATTGATGGCCAGCTCGCCGCCATCATCGCGGTGGCTGATCCCATCAAGGAGGGCAGCTTAGAGGCGGTCAGGGCGCTGCACCACCACGGGCTCAAGGTCGCCATGATCACCGGGGACAATGCGCGCACCGCGCAGGCCATTGCCCGGCAGCTCGGCATCGACGAGGTCTTGGCCGAGGTGCTCCCCAGCGGCAAGAGCGACGCCGTGAAGGCCCTCCAGGCACAGGGGCACGCGGTCGCCTTCGTGGGCGACGGCATCAACGACGCGCCGGCGCTGGCCCAGGCGGACGTCGGTATCGCCATCGGCACCGGCACGGACGTGGCTGTCGAGACCGCCGACGTGATCCTCATGGCGGGCGACCTGCGCGGCGTGCCGAACGCGGTGGCCCTGAGCCGCGCCACGCTTCGGAACATCAAGCTCAACCTGTTCTGGGCCTTCGCCTACAACATCGTGCTGATCCCGGTGGCGGCCGGCGTGCTGTACCCGGCGCTCGGCTGGCTCCTGAGCCCGGTGTTGGCGGCGGCCGCGATGGGCTTGTCCAGTGTCTTCGTGCTGAGCAACGCCCTGCGGCTGCGCTCCTTCCGGGCGCCAGTGCGCCTGGAGTCTGTCCAGGCCCAGCCCACGGTCGCCCACGCCTGA